In Oryza sativa Japonica Group chromosome 11, ASM3414082v1, the following are encoded in one genomic region:
- the LOC4351216 gene encoding RHOMBOID-like protein 2, with protein sequence MKPSPAANLDVRVERPRPPPVHPHRPGSLRARPYYRRWTPWIVAAIALSCVVVFLVSMYVNDCPRRNSGDCAAGFLGRFAFQPLKENPLLGPSSATLLKMGALDVTKVVHGHQGWRLITCIWLHAGVVHLLINMLCLLFIGIRLEQEFGFVRIGLVYLISGLGGSLMSALFIRSSISVGASGALFGLIGSMLSELITNWSLYANKVAALLTLVFVIVVNLALGILPRVDNFAHIGGLISGFLLGFVMFIRPQFAWINQRRVAPGQQPAPVKRKHKTYQYILWLAAAIMLIVGFTVAIVLLLRGYNANDHCSWCHYLSCVPTKRWKCNSSPTYCTVMQQANTLNLTCEGTNVHRSYLIADATQDKINQLCNQLCS encoded by the exons ATGAAGCCGTCTCCCGCCGCCAACCTGGACGTCCGCGTGGAGAGGCCTAGGCCACCGCCGGTGCACCCTCACCGGCCGGGAAGTCTCAGGGCGCGCCCCTACTACCGCCGATGGACGCCCTGgatcgtcgccgccatcgccctctcctgcgtcgtcgtcttcctcgtctccATGTATGTCAACGATTGCCCCCGCCGCAACTCCGGGGACTGCGCCGCCGGCTTCCTCGGCCGCTTCGCCTTCCAGCCGCTCAAGGAGAATCCCCTCCTCGGCCCTTCCTCCGCCAC GTTACTGAAGATGGGAGCTCTAGATGTAACTAAGGTTGTCCATGGTCACCAAGGATGGCGTCTAATTACATGCATCTGGCTTCATGCTGGAGTTGTTCATTTGCTCATCAATATGCTATGCCTTCTATTTATCGGCATTCGACTTGAACAAGAGTTTGGGTTTG TGAGGATTGGTCTGGTTTATCTCATCTCTGGTCTTGGTGGGAGCTTGATGTCTGCCCTCTTCATCCGATCAAGTATCTCTGTTGGTGCCTCTGGTGCTTTGTTTGGATTGATTGGGTCCATGCTTTCTGAACTCATAACGAATTGGTCGCTCTATGCAAACAAG GTGGCAGCACTACTAACACTAGTGTTTGTAATTGTGGTGAATTTGGCTCTTGGGATACTTCCCAGGGTAGATAACTTTGCGCACATTGGGGGCCTTATATCCGGGTTCCTTCTTGGATTTGTTATGTTTATTCGTCCACAGTTTGCATGGATTAATCAGAGAAGAGTAGCACCTGGACAACAACCTGCTCCTGTGAAACGCAAGCACAAGACATACCAATATATACTGTGGTTAGCTGCTGCCATTATGCTAATTGTCGG ATTTACAGTGGCTATAGTACTGCTTCTCCGAGGATATAATGCAAACGACCACTGCTCTTGGTGTCACTATCTCAGCTGTGTTCCTACGAAAAGATGGAAATGCAACTCATCACCAACATATTGCACG GTAATGCAACAAGCGAATACATTAAACTTGACATGTGAAGGCACAAACGTACACCGGAGCTACCTTATAGCGGATGCCACGCAAGATAAGATCAACCAACTCTGCAACCAACTTTGCAGTTAG